The following coding sequences lie in one Palaemon carinicauda isolate YSFRI2023 chromosome 7, ASM3689809v2, whole genome shotgun sequence genomic window:
- the Taf12 gene encoding transcription initiation factor TFIID subunit 12 isoform X2 — protein MSQPVQQVVGGQVVQGQMVQVQGQVVSGTQVVNSAGQVVMSTTAGLTGISGQQIMTHLVPSQAQVVHQASTPVGVTTTLASAIPQTQVVSGQNVVQQVVQGQQIQAVSNHVGQTNMVAAGTATQVKPPVQNQSVPAPDASINTSTDTPPVLSKQRITELVREVDPNEQLEEEVEDMLLSIADDFIESTVNAACRLAQHRGARTLDVKDVQMYLERNWHMWIPGFGTDELRPYKRAPTTEAHKQRLALIRKAIKKY, from the exons ATGTCACAGCCAGTGCAGCAAGTTGTTGGTGGTCAAGTTGTTCAAGGACAGATGGTACAGGTTCAGGGTCAGGTGGTTTCTGGAACCCAAGTTGTGAACAGTGCag GTCAAGTAGTAATGTCAACGACTGCTGGATTAACTGGAATTAGCGGACAACAGATAATGACACATTTAGTTCCAAGCCAAGCACAGGTGGTACATCAAGCTTCTACTCCTGTTGGTGTTACAACCACATTAGCTTCAGCAATTCCTCAGACACAA GTTGTAAGTGGTCAAAATGTAGTTCAGCAAGTTGTGCAAGGACAACAGATTCAAGCTGTCAGTAATCATGTTGGCCAAACAAATATGGTGGCAGCTGGTACAGCTACTCAAGTGAAACCTCCTGTACAAAACCAGTCTGTTCCAGCACCAGATGCCTCAATAAATACTTCAACTGATACCCCTCCG GTTTTGAGTAAGCAAAGAATTACAGAGCTTGTACGTGAAGTTGATCCCAATGAGCAGTTAGAAGAAGAAGTTGAAGACATGCTTCTTTCAATAGCAGATGATTTCATAGAATCTACTGTTAATGCAGCTTGCAGATTAGCACAACACAGAGGGGCTAGAACTTTAGATGTCAAAGATGTCCAAATGTATTTAG aacGTAATTGGCATATGTGGATTCCTGGTTTTGGAACAGATGAACTTCGTCCATATAAGAGAGCGCCAACGACTGAGGCACACAAGCAGAGATTAGCGCTAATAAGGAAAgctataaaaaaatattga
- the Taf12 gene encoding transcription initiation factor TFIID subunit 12 isoform X1: MSQPVQQVVGGQVVQGQMVQVQGQVVSGTQVVNSAGQVVMSTTAGLTGISGQQIMTHLVPSQAQVVHQASTPVGVTTTLASAIPQTQQVVSGQNVVQQVVQGQQIQAVSNHVGQTNMVAAGTATQVKPPVQNQSVPAPDASINTSTDTPPVLSKQRITELVREVDPNEQLEEEVEDMLLSIADDFIESTVNAACRLAQHRGARTLDVKDVQMYLERNWHMWIPGFGTDELRPYKRAPTTEAHKQRLALIRKAIKKY; this comes from the exons ATGTCACAGCCAGTGCAGCAAGTTGTTGGTGGTCAAGTTGTTCAAGGACAGATGGTACAGGTTCAGGGTCAGGTGGTTTCTGGAACCCAAGTTGTGAACAGTGCag GTCAAGTAGTAATGTCAACGACTGCTGGATTAACTGGAATTAGCGGACAACAGATAATGACACATTTAGTTCCAAGCCAAGCACAGGTGGTACATCAAGCTTCTACTCCTGTTGGTGTTACAACCACATTAGCTTCAGCAATTCCTCAGACACAA caGGTTGTAAGTGGTCAAAATGTAGTTCAGCAAGTTGTGCAAGGACAACAGATTCAAGCTGTCAGTAATCATGTTGGCCAAACAAATATGGTGGCAGCTGGTACAGCTACTCAAGTGAAACCTCCTGTACAAAACCAGTCTGTTCCAGCACCAGATGCCTCAATAAATACTTCAACTGATACCCCTCCG GTTTTGAGTAAGCAAAGAATTACAGAGCTTGTACGTGAAGTTGATCCCAATGAGCAGTTAGAAGAAGAAGTTGAAGACATGCTTCTTTCAATAGCAGATGATTTCATAGAATCTACTGTTAATGCAGCTTGCAGATTAGCACAACACAGAGGGGCTAGAACTTTAGATGTCAAAGATGTCCAAATGTATTTAG aacGTAATTGGCATATGTGGATTCCTGGTTTTGGAACAGATGAACTTCGTCCATATAAGAGAGCGCCAACGACTGAGGCACACAAGCAGAGATTAGCGCTAATAAGGAAAgctataaaaaaatattga